In Methanosarcina siciliae T4/M, one genomic interval encodes:
- the brxL gene encoding protease Lon-related BREX system protein BrxL yields the protein MTEEALETASLETDRKLIQHFPGRVVRKDLTKLLKVGHNVPVYVLEYLLGSYCADEDEEVIQEGIQIVKNILSQNYVRPDEAEKIKSRIRETGYYTVIDKITVMLNERRDIYEATFSNLGLKSIEIDSDYVIKYDKLLGGGIWCMIKMEYSTESASSPFIISSLKPIQIPNVNIQEILVERKNFTKDEWIDVLMRSIGMEPTQLEASTKWHMLERLVPLVENNYNLCELGPKSTGKSHVYKEISPNTILMSGGQTTVANLFYNMATRQIGLVGYWDVVAFDEVAGIRFKDKDGIQILKDYMASGSFARGKEQKNANASIVFVGNVNQSIESLLKTSHLFSPFPEAMNSDTAFFDRMHYYIPGWEIPKFRPEHFTDRYGFIVDYIAEFFREMRKRSYADTINRFFKLGNNLNQRDVIAVKKTFSGLMKLIYPDENITREQAQEILEYALTGRRRVKEQLKKIGGIEFFDVNFSYIDNENLKEAFVSVPESGGNKIIPSGITKPGETYAVAATDSGKIGIYKFEVQVIAGSGKYEKSGTGSNSQTKESIKTAFNYFKANAKSISQSISVKEKDYFLHVQDLYGVGMSEELALPAFISLCSGALERSLQEQTAILGSMTIGGSVGVLENLAGLLQVCLDAGAKRVMIPISSAGKIATVPPDLFSKFQISFYEDPIDAVYKSMALI from the coding sequence ATGACCGAAGAAGCTCTTGAGACAGCAAGCCTCGAAACCGACAGAAAATTAATCCAGCATTTTCCTGGCAGAGTCGTACGAAAAGACCTAACAAAACTGCTGAAGGTCGGGCATAATGTCCCTGTCTACGTGCTGGAATACCTGCTCGGCTCTTACTGTGCTGATGAGGACGAAGAAGTAATCCAGGAAGGCATCCAGATAGTAAAAAATATCCTGTCCCAGAACTATGTCCGGCCTGATGAAGCCGAAAAGATCAAGTCGAGGATTCGTGAGACGGGCTACTATACGGTTATTGACAAAATCACGGTTATGCTCAATGAAAGGAGAGACATATACGAAGCCACATTTTCCAATCTCGGGCTCAAAAGCATTGAGATCGACTCTGATTATGTCATAAAATACGACAAGCTTCTCGGTGGCGGGATCTGGTGCATGATCAAGATGGAGTATTCAACAGAATCAGCTTCTTCACCATTCATTATATCCAGTTTAAAGCCCATCCAGATCCCGAATGTGAACATCCAGGAGATCCTGGTTGAAAGGAAGAACTTCACCAAAGATGAGTGGATCGATGTCCTTATGAGGAGCATCGGGATGGAACCAACCCAGCTCGAAGCTTCCACAAAATGGCATATGCTCGAAAGGCTCGTCCCTCTTGTAGAAAATAACTATAACCTCTGTGAGCTCGGTCCGAAAAGTACAGGAAAATCTCATGTTTACAAGGAAATATCCCCGAATACCATCCTGATGTCCGGAGGACAGACCACAGTTGCAAATCTTTTCTACAACATGGCCACCCGACAGATAGGACTTGTTGGGTACTGGGATGTTGTGGCATTTGATGAAGTCGCAGGAATCCGTTTCAAAGACAAGGACGGAATACAGATCCTCAAAGATTACATGGCCTCCGGCTCTTTTGCCAGAGGAAAAGAGCAAAAGAATGCGAATGCTTCCATTGTTTTTGTTGGAAATGTCAACCAGAGTATTGAGTCCTTATTAAAGACCTCACACCTGTTCTCTCCCTTCCCTGAAGCCATGAACAGTGATACCGCCTTTTTCGACAGGATGCACTATTACATCCCTGGTTGGGAAATCCCTAAATTCAGGCCTGAACACTTCACGGACAGGTACGGGTTCATAGTTGACTATATTGCAGAATTCTTCAGGGAAATGCGAAAGCGCTCTTACGCCGACACCATAAACAGGTTTTTTAAGCTAGGGAACAACCTGAACCAGCGGGATGTAATTGCTGTTAAAAAAACCTTCTCGGGCCTAATGAAACTTATTTATCCGGATGAAAATATCACCAGAGAACAGGCACAGGAGATTCTTGAGTACGCCCTCACAGGAAGAAGGCGTGTAAAAGAACAACTCAAGAAAATTGGGGGGATCGAGTTCTTTGATGTCAACTTCTCTTACATTGACAATGAAAACCTGAAAGAAGCTTTCGTGTCCGTTCCAGAAAGCGGTGGGAACAAAATAATCCCTTCAGGCATTACAAAACCCGGAGAAACCTATGCTGTTGCAGCTACCGACTCCGGCAAGATAGGGATTTACAAGTTTGAAGTTCAGGTAATTGCTGGTTCGGGAAAATACGAAAAATCAGGCACAGGATCAAATTCTCAGACCAAGGAATCCATAAAAACAGCTTTCAATTACTTCAAAGCCAATGCAAAATCCATAAGCCAGAGCATCTCTGTAAAAGAAAAAGATTATTTTTTGCATGTCCAGGACCTCTACGGAGTTGGCATGTCAGAAGAACTTGCTCTTCCAGCCTTCATAAGCCTTTGCTCAGGAGCATTGGAAAGATCTCTTCAGGAACAGACCGCAATTCTAGGAAGCATGACAATCGGAGGCTCTGTAGGTGTACTTGAAAACCTTGCCGGTCTTTTGCAGGTCTGCCTTGATGCAGGAGCAAAAAGAGTAATGATCCCGATTTCTTCTGCAGGCAAGATTGCTACAGTGCCGCCGGATCTTTTCAGTAAGTTCCAGATTTCGTTTTATGAGGACCCTATTGATGCTGTTTACAAATCTATGGCATTGATTTAA
- the pglZ gene encoding BREX-1 system phosphatase PglZ type A, with amino-acid sequence MVNVEKTSSSILKKFSPSELKDYEKRKIVFWYDRDKTAWDQEKQAPGEELEEIIQFLKEKDIKFHILDNNYFETKKLLEIKDPESNYLIYCPDKERVHEANWLFDIQLYSSRFENSRISDIKSEFEIDGHELDEFFTKYEKFFGNQKERVQPLKKLYQKDWREKEFILGMLAVFSKTQAPEFKQIIRDIMLRSLDEAENPVWENISKFGLEENFWELTEEDFGFSAKNPTLKKLFLSFMITHIKRYSGISLSGYDQYLNRKENECQIFLKHWMDSSRDSKTFEKYTRDILEENGQDLEKNLQAALDKRDVQTYLEAEAVETFDKALIVHILKSLNSPVDSTEEDFKNYLSWIDTRRTKHWFSEYENIYNALEYAVKLFQFAQEHYDNPKAADALENIPSLYELFKAYAKTYYQIDYLYRKFYYYYDKEQEKDILKKSLRPQVEDLYTNKLLGRLLLKWSSLIDSKLDGQWKIELAESQKDFYKHHVNKILQKDDRNRVAVIISDALRYEAAAELFETINKDTWGIPELSYMAGVLPSYTKLGMASLLPHNALEYRGREIFVDGISSEGLENRNKILQSKYKDSLAFNYEDFMRYSREEARELIKGKRVLYIYHNKIDSTGDKQSSENSVFSAVEETILDVKKLVKHLSDTLNTTNIIITADHGFLYRRDDMENADKVDTSLFDKSRIIDTTKRFILSDQEFATDNSLDNIHGFDMRHMLGKDHTPLFAYVPKADLRFKLQGGGLNFVHGGASPQEIVVPVLTYNHRRNEKTIDKKGIKHGKVNVSVINDRKKITSSKFKVKIFQTEKVTDKMKPRTIKISLWDIDGGQEKMVSDEKIIIANNESDEPEERQYNIMLTLGNNLENKTYYLRLIDEDPAEIKDIALIPFELDLLIGDFDDF; translated from the coding sequence ATGGTCAACGTAGAAAAAACCAGCAGTAGTATACTCAAAAAATTTTCTCCTTCAGAACTCAAAGACTATGAGAAAAGAAAAATAGTCTTCTGGTACGACAGAGACAAAACCGCCTGGGACCAGGAGAAGCAGGCTCCTGGAGAGGAGCTTGAAGAAATAATCCAGTTCCTGAAAGAAAAAGACATCAAATTCCATATCCTTGACAATAACTATTTTGAGACTAAAAAACTCCTTGAAATCAAAGACCCGGAGTCAAATTACCTTATCTATTGCCCGGACAAAGAAAGAGTACACGAAGCAAACTGGCTTTTTGATATCCAGCTTTACTCATCCAGATTCGAAAACAGCCGGATTTCAGACATCAAGAGCGAGTTTGAGATTGACGGGCATGAACTGGACGAATTCTTCACTAAATATGAGAAATTCTTTGGAAACCAGAAAGAAAGAGTCCAGCCTTTAAAGAAGCTCTATCAGAAAGACTGGCGTGAAAAAGAGTTTATTCTGGGCATGCTGGCTGTTTTTTCAAAAACGCAGGCTCCTGAATTCAAACAGATTATAAGAGACATCATGCTCAGGTCCCTGGATGAAGCTGAAAACCCGGTATGGGAGAACATCTCAAAGTTCGGACTGGAGGAGAACTTCTGGGAACTTACAGAAGAGGACTTTGGATTTTCGGCAAAAAATCCTACCCTGAAGAAACTTTTCCTTAGCTTCATGATCACACACATAAAGCGGTATTCCGGAATTTCCCTTTCAGGTTATGACCAGTATCTGAATCGAAAAGAAAATGAGTGCCAGATCTTCCTCAAGCACTGGATGGACAGCTCACGGGATTCCAAAACATTTGAGAAATATACAAGGGACATCCTTGAAGAAAACGGCCAAGACCTGGAAAAGAATCTGCAGGCAGCACTTGATAAAAGAGATGTACAGACATATCTTGAAGCCGAAGCTGTTGAGACCTTTGATAAAGCTCTAATAGTTCACATACTCAAATCCCTGAACAGTCCTGTAGATTCGACAGAAGAGGACTTCAAAAACTATCTTTCCTGGATAGATACCCGCCGGACGAAGCACTGGTTTTCTGAGTATGAGAATATATACAATGCGCTTGAGTATGCCGTTAAGCTCTTCCAGTTTGCCCAAGAACATTACGATAATCCAAAAGCAGCTGACGCACTTGAAAACATTCCCAGCTTGTATGAATTGTTCAAAGCGTATGCTAAGACTTACTATCAAATCGATTATCTCTACAGGAAATTCTACTATTACTATGATAAAGAGCAGGAAAAGGATATCCTAAAGAAAAGCCTCAGGCCCCAGGTCGAAGATCTTTACACCAACAAGCTGCTCGGAAGACTGTTATTGAAATGGAGCAGCCTTATTGATTCCAAGCTCGATGGACAGTGGAAAATTGAGCTTGCAGAAAGCCAGAAGGATTTCTACAAACATCATGTAAATAAGATCTTGCAAAAAGATGACAGGAACAGGGTTGCAGTTATTATTTCTGATGCACTTCGCTACGAAGCAGCCGCCGAACTTTTTGAAACCATTAACAAAGATACATGGGGAATTCCCGAACTCAGCTACATGGCAGGAGTTTTACCCTCATACACGAAGCTCGGAATGGCAAGTTTACTTCCCCACAATGCTCTGGAATATAGAGGAAGAGAAATTTTTGTAGACGGCATAAGTTCTGAAGGGCTTGAAAATAGGAACAAAATCCTGCAGAGTAAATACAAAGATTCGCTTGCATTTAATTATGAAGATTTCATGAGGTACAGCCGGGAAGAGGCAAGAGAACTCATCAAGGGAAAAAGAGTCCTTTACATATATCACAATAAAATAGATTCAACGGGGGATAAACAGTCTTCGGAAAATAGCGTTTTCAGTGCAGTTGAAGAAACAATTCTAGATGTCAAGAAACTTGTCAAGCATTTGAGTGATACTTTAAACACCACAAACATAATTATCACAGCAGATCACGGTTTCCTGTACAGAAGAGATGATATGGAAAATGCAGATAAAGTGGATACCTCTTTATTTGACAAATCTCGCATAATTGACACAACAAAAAGATTTATCCTGAGCGACCAGGAATTTGCAACGGATAATTCACTGGATAACATACACGGATTTGATATGCGCCATATGCTCGGGAAGGACCATACTCCCCTTTTTGCCTATGTCCCTAAAGCAGACCTCAGGTTCAAACTTCAGGGAGGTGGACTCAATTTCGTGCATGGTGGAGCCTCCCCCCAGGAGATTGTCGTTCCTGTTCTGACATATAACCATAGGCGGAATGAAAAGACTATTGATAAGAAAGGTATCAAACACGGTAAGGTCAATGTCTCAGTAATAAACGATCGGAAAAAGATTACAAGCAGCAAATTTAAAGTAAAGATTTTCCAGACCGAAAAAGTAACCGATAAAATGAAACCCCGCACCATCAAAATTTCTCTATGGGATATTGATGGTGGGCAGGAAAAAATGGTCAGCGATGAAAAAATCATTATTGCCAATAACGAATCCGATGAGCCCGAAGAAAGACAGTATAATATCATGCTCACCCTCGGAAACAATCTTGAAAACAAAACATATTACCTCAGGCTGATTGATGAAGACCCGGCTGAAATAAAAGATATTGCACTGATTCCATTCGAACTTGACCTTCTGATTGGCGATTTTGATGATTTTTAA
- a CDS encoding ATP-binding protein produces MITKVIIMQFYNRQKELELMELLDQGKPSFLVITGKRRVGKTELIKQFTGNRKALYLFVDSNKSIDILMDEFDRLLKEKLDLPDYIKVDEPENFLKFVTSYDRDLIIAIDEFQRFRKVYPSFITQLQRYWDMKPDNCRVFLIVSGSSIGMIRKIFIEEQAPLFKRADNILTIKPFTVPETFEMLDDMGIKDPEEKLNLYFLFGGTIYYYRLFEKYQCTGFDDALEKLIFSEFAPLKNEVRDILIEEFGKEHSTYYEIISAISQGKCSMSEISDLTHVSSSSLSSYFYDLIDLLGVVEHRIPVMDRPEKSKRGRYFLKDNFFRFYGRFVYPVYSQYMAGNYSPMLEKVRKEWQSYTGKIFEDIVRELLVEKLINDYPDIGSWWNRKGDEIDILGIDHEGKKVLAIEVKNKELDESEAREILELTLDKTKLVRGISGQKLKVGIVARKVKGRKHLEGDGFLVWELEELIP; encoded by the coding sequence ATGATTACAAAAGTAATCATTATGCAATTCTACAACCGGCAGAAAGAGCTTGAACTTATGGAACTGCTCGATCAGGGGAAACCATCTTTTCTCGTCATAACCGGGAAGAGAAGGGTAGGGAAAACCGAGCTGATCAAGCAGTTCACAGGGAACAGGAAAGCACTTTACCTTTTTGTTGACAGCAACAAGAGCATTGACATCCTGATGGACGAGTTCGACCGACTTTTAAAGGAGAAACTGGACCTGCCGGATTACATAAAAGTCGATGAACCGGAGAATTTCCTCAAATTCGTCACTTCTTATGACAGGGACCTGATAATAGCGATTGACGAATTCCAGAGGTTCCGGAAAGTGTACCCTTCTTTCATTACTCAACTGCAGCGGTACTGGGACATGAAGCCGGATAATTGCAGGGTCTTTCTTATCGTATCCGGGTCTTCGATTGGCATGATAAGAAAAATCTTCATTGAAGAACAGGCTCCACTCTTCAAACGTGCCGATAATATACTGACTATAAAGCCCTTTACGGTCCCTGAGACATTTGAGATGCTCGATGACATGGGCATAAAAGATCCGGAAGAAAAACTGAATCTGTACTTCCTTTTCGGAGGGACGATCTATTACTATCGCCTGTTTGAAAAGTATCAGTGCACAGGATTTGACGATGCCCTTGAGAAGCTGATATTCAGCGAGTTTGCACCCCTTAAAAATGAAGTGAGGGACATTCTGATTGAAGAATTTGGAAAGGAGCACTCCACATATTACGAGATAATTTCAGCAATATCACAGGGAAAATGCTCGATGAGCGAGATCTCGGATCTGACACATGTCTCTTCTAGCTCATTGTCATCATATTTTTACGACCTCATAGACCTGCTGGGAGTAGTGGAACACCGGATACCTGTCATGGACAGGCCTGAAAAAAGCAAGAGAGGACGGTATTTCCTGAAGGATAATTTCTTCAGGTTCTATGGCCGCTTCGTATATCCTGTGTACAGCCAGTATATGGCAGGCAATTATTCTCCCATGCTGGAAAAGGTCCGGAAGGAATGGCAGAGTTATACGGGCAAGATATTCGAAGATATTGTTCGTGAACTGCTGGTTGAAAAGCTGATAAACGATTATCCGGATATTGGGAGCTGGTGGAACCGAAAGGGGGATGAGATTGATATTCTTGGAATAGACCACGAGGGGAAAAAAGTCCTGGCAATTGAAGTCAAGAATAAAGAACTGGATGAGAGCGAGGCAAGAGAGATTCTGGAGTTAACACTCGATAAAACAAAATTAGTAAGAGGAATATCGGGTCAAAAATTGAAAGTAGGGATAGTAGCCAGAAAGGTCAAAGGCAGAAAACACCTGGAAGGTGATGGATTTCTTGTATGGGAACTGGAAGAGCTTATTCCATAA
- a CDS encoding type II toxin-antitoxin system HicB family antitoxin — MEETYRFSAVVHNEGKWYVSWCPELDIASQGETIEEAIENLKEAIELYLEDEDVKIPAARQVFTTTVEVSSHAKTSHPVSS; from the coding sequence ATGGAAGAAACGTACAGGTTTTCAGCTGTTGTCCATAATGAAGGAAAATGGTATGTCTCCTGGTGTCCGGAACTTGACATCGCAAGCCAGGGTGAAACAATTGAAGAAGCCATTGAGAACCTGAAGGAAGCAATTGAACTCTATCTCGAAGACGAGGATGTCAAAATTCCTGCAGCCAGACAGGTTTTTACCACAACGGTAGAGGTCTCTTCCCATGCCAAAACTTCCCACCCCGTCAGCTCTTGA
- a CDS encoding type II toxin-antitoxin system HicA family toxin, which yields MPKLPTPSALEVIKVLNNQGFQVISQKGSHIKMKKKAPDKTFVVIVPNHPEIAAGTLKSIIRQAGMTDDEFIKLL from the coding sequence ATGCCAAAACTTCCCACCCCGTCAGCTCTTGAGGTCATCAAGGTTCTCAACAACCAGGGTTTTCAGGTCATATCTCAGAAGGGCAGCCACATAAAAATGAAAAAGAAGGCTCCGGATAAAACGTTCGTTGTTATTGTCCCGAACCATCCAGAAATTGCGGCAGGGACATTGAAATCGATAATCCGGCAAGCCGGGATGACCGATGACGAGTTCATCAAGCTTCTGTAA